A window of Pyrobaculum aerophilum str. IM2 contains these coding sequences:
- a CDS encoding NAD(P)-dependent oxidoreductase yields MRVGVVGLGIMGGPMAMHLHRAGLLAAVYNRTRAKAEPFEKLGVYVAQSPGDLAKRVDVVIIMVSDAPDVEQVLFGPGGIVEGARPGLIVVDMSTNSPDWARRFAERLAQYGVEFLDAPVTGGQKGAVEGTLTVMVGGKEELFKRLLPVFQAFGKNIVYVGPVGYGQAMKLVNQVVAALNTVAMVEGLRLAKALGLDMDKVVQVLTGGAARSGSIELYLPKLLKGDLTPGFKAAHLKKDLSYVMELANRASLSLPATALALELYKKMVEKGLGELGIHALGEIY; encoded by the coding sequence ATGAGAGTTGGGGTTGTGGGATTGGGCATAATGGGGGGGCCTATGGCTATGCACCTCCACAGAGCCGGCCTGCTTGCCGCAGTTTACAACAGGACGCGGGCAAAGGCCGAGCCTTTCGAAAAGCTGGGGGTCTACGTGGCTCAATCGCCGGGGGATTTGGCAAAAAGAGTTGACGTCGTGATTATAATGGTATCTGACGCCCCGGATGTCGAGCAAGTCCTCTTCGGCCCCGGCGGCATTGTCGAGGGGGCGAGGCCGGGCTTAATAGTCGTCGACATGTCTACTAATTCTCCCGATTGGGCCCGCCGCTTTGCCGAAAGGCTGGCCCAGTACGGCGTGGAGTTCCTAGACGCGCCGGTCACGGGCGGCCAGAAGGGGGCTGTGGAGGGGACTTTGACGGTTATGGTTGGGGGAAAGGAGGAGTTGTTTAAACGGCTTTTGCCAGTGTTTCAAGCCTTTGGCAAGAACATTGTGTACGTAGGCCCCGTGGGCTACGGCCAAGCAATGAAGCTGGTAAATCAAGTAGTAGCGGCGTTGAATACAGTGGCTATGGTCGAGGGGCTACGGCTCGCCAAGGCGCTTGGTCTCGATATGGATAAAGTGGTACAGGTGTTAACCGGCGGCGCGGCGAGATCCGGGTCAATTGAGCTCTACTTGCCTAAGTTATTAAAAGGCGACTTGACGCCGGGTTTCAAAGCGGCGCATTTAAAAAAGGACTTGTCCTACGTTATGGAATTGGCCAATAGGGCAAGCCTCTCGCTACCAGCAACAGCGCTGGCCCTTGAGCTGTATAAAAAGATGGTGGAGAAGGGGCTGGGAGAGCTGGGAATTCACGCCTTAGGAGAAATATACTAA
- a CDS encoding GNAT family N-acetyltransferase: protein MLYFRRATEDDVPEIVSFTMDTWEWGDYIPRVIGRWVAERRAYVAVWSGRIAAVAAMLLIGKSAYLQGLRVRPELRGRGIGEAMTRFLLDEAKRGGASIATLLVAEWNAPSHKLVQKVGFKLRMYIYGGRPLGNSGGRCLSGVEAYEAVAEALGKSRGYACLPDEPWVCTALTPWDLLSRGTPCVDESLYIGRFSFGKARGDPGVDVTSLTPDGYKERYAAHFLYAIEL, encoded by the coding sequence ATGCTATACTTCCGGAGGGCGACGGAAGACGACGTGCCGGAAATAGTGTCTTTCACCATGGATACGTGGGAATGGGGGGACTACATCCCCCGAGTTATAGGCAGGTGGGTGGCCGAGCGCAGGGCCTATGTGGCGGTGTGGAGCGGGAGAATAGCTGCAGTCGCCGCGATGTTGCTAATTGGGAAGTCGGCTTATTTACAAGGGCTTAGAGTGAGGCCGGAGTTAAGAGGGCGTGGAATAGGCGAAGCGATGACAAGGTTTCTACTAGACGAGGCCAAGAGGGGAGGGGCCTCAATTGCAACTCTCCTAGTCGCCGAGTGGAACGCGCCAAGCCACAAGCTGGTGCAGAAGGTGGGGTTTAAACTGCGGATGTACATATACGGCGGCAGGCCGCTCGGAAACTCCGGGGGAAGGTGTCTTAGCGGAGTTGAAGCCTATGAGGCAGTGGCTGAGGCGCTTGGGAAGAGCAGGGGCTATGCCTGCCTTCCGGACGAGCCGTGGGTGTGCACTGCGCTGACGCCTTGGGATCTCCTATCCCGCGGAACTCCTTGCGTTGACGAGTCGTTATACATCGGCAGGTTTTCCTTTGGTAAAGCGCGGGGCGATCCCGGAGTAGACGTCACCTCTCTAACGCCTGACGGGTATAAAGAGCGCTACGCAGCCCACTTTTTATACGCCATAGAGCTTTAA
- a CDS encoding HEPN domain-containing protein, with the protein MREEALMWFREGIRDCKTAELLFNAGVYHSSAFYSHQAAEKVLKSLFYVFARREPPKRHNLLELYRELKQHGAELSPQLVDGLAVLTKYYATSRYPDAAGGPPSELFTKREAEYALEIAKELIRLASLIYGEGSC; encoded by the coding sequence ATGAGGGAAGAGGCATTAATGTGGTTCAGAGAGGGGATCCGCGACTGCAAAACCGCCGAGCTTTTATTTAACGCGGGGGTTTACCACTCCTCTGCCTTTTACTCCCATCAAGCGGCAGAGAAAGTGTTAAAATCCCTTTTCTATGTCTTTGCGAGGAGAGAGCCTCCCAAAAGGCACAACTTGTTAGAACTGTACAGAGAGCTTAAACAACACGGGGCAGAGCTCTCGCCCCAGCTGGTCGACGGGCTGGCAGTTCTCACTAAATACTACGCCACTTCTAGATATCCAGACGCCGCCGGCGGTCCCCCCTCTGAGCTTTTCACTAAACGCGAGGCTGAATACGCCTTGGAAATTGCCAAGGAGTTAATTAGACTCGCCTCGCTTATATATGGCGAAGGAAGTTGTTGA
- a CDS encoding nucleotidyltransferase domain-containing protein: MAKEVVDEILKLVEALRREGVEVDAVYLFGSWARGDWLYDSDVDIVIVSPAFRGMPWLRRLELVAKVEARLDLKHSFDVLPYAPEELGEIKSAVLRDAMRYWKRII, translated from the coding sequence ATGGCGAAGGAAGTTGTTGACGAAATCTTAAAGCTAGTAGAGGCACTTAGGCGGGAGGGCGTTGAGGTTGATGCCGTTTATCTCTTCGGCTCCTGGGCTAGGGGGGATTGGCTCTATGACAGCGATGTTGATATAGTAATCGTCTCGCCTGCGTTTAGAGGAATGCCTTGGCTGAGGCGGCTGGAGCTAGTGGCTAAGGTGGAGGCGCGCCTCGACTTAAAACACAGTTTTGACGTCTTGCCCTACGCGCCGGAGGAGCTGGGAGAGATCAAGTCCGCCGTGTTGAGAGACGCCATGCGCTATTGGAAGAGGATTATTTAG
- a CDS encoding V-type ATP synthase subunit B has protein sequence MLTPVVSYTTVREVKGPLIVIEKTRGVSYGEVGEVIGPDGEPRRVQVIEVGTDYAVAQVLGGTLGLPAKGSTVRFYGKTLKIPVSEQLIGRILDGKGQPRDHMPLPPPEDFRDVNGEPLNPYSREYPEEPIETGISAIDGLYTLVRGQKLPIFSGTGLPHNLMAAQVVRQATVRGSEEEFAVVFVGVGIKTEEALFFMDEFRKTGALRRAVAVLNLASDPVAERILAPRVGLTIGEYLAWQLGYHVLVVITDMTNYCEGLRELSSGRGELPGRRGYPGYMYTDLATIYERAGRARGRRGSVTQFPILTMPHDDITHPIPDLTGYITEGQLVLSRAMWGKGIYPPFDVIMSLSRLAKDAIGEGKTREDHKDVANTLIAAYSKALEIRNLATLVGERNLGWRERRYLRFADAFEQRFIKQGYYERRSFEETLDIGWDVLSILPEDELTNARPQITQKFYRRHIFESVQL, from the coding sequence ATGCTTACCCCAGTAGTTTCCTACACCACCGTGAGAGAAGTCAAAGGGCCATTGATAGTGATTGAGAAGACGAGGGGAGTTTCATATGGCGAGGTGGGCGAGGTGATAGGACCCGACGGAGAGCCCAGACGGGTTCAAGTAATTGAGGTGGGGACTGACTACGCCGTGGCGCAAGTGCTGGGAGGCACTCTCGGCTTGCCGGCCAAGGGCTCTACTGTTAGGTTCTACGGGAAGACTTTGAAAATCCCCGTCTCTGAGCAACTAATCGGCAGAATACTCGACGGCAAAGGACAGCCGAGAGATCACATGCCGTTGCCTCCTCCAGAGGACTTCCGCGACGTAAACGGAGAACCTCTTAATCCATACTCCAGGGAGTACCCAGAGGAGCCTATAGAAACTGGCATTTCCGCAATAGACGGCTTATACACCTTAGTGAGGGGGCAGAAACTGCCCATTTTCTCCGGCACAGGCCTGCCTCACAACTTAATGGCGGCTCAAGTAGTGAGACAAGCGACAGTGAGGGGCAGCGAGGAGGAGTTCGCCGTTGTGTTCGTCGGCGTGGGCATAAAGACAGAGGAAGCCCTATTCTTCATGGACGAGTTTAGAAAGACCGGCGCTTTAAGGAGGGCCGTCGCCGTCCTAAACCTCGCCTCAGACCCTGTGGCTGAGCGCATCTTAGCCCCCCGCGTGGGGCTAACCATCGGGGAGTATCTAGCCTGGCAACTGGGCTATCACGTCCTCGTCGTAATTACAGACATGACTAATTACTGCGAGGGCTTGAGGGAGCTCTCCTCAGGCCGCGGCGAGTTGCCAGGACGGCGCGGCTACCCGGGCTATATGTACACAGACCTCGCCACGATATACGAGAGGGCTGGCAGAGCCCGCGGCAGGAGGGGCTCAGTCACACAGTTCCCCATCCTCACTATGCCTCACGACGACATCACCCACCCCATCCCTGACTTAACTGGCTACATCACAGAGGGACAGCTGGTGTTAAGCCGCGCTATGTGGGGCAAGGGCATCTATCCTCCTTTTGACGTCATTATGTCCCTAAGCCGTCTCGCCAAAGACGCAATAGGCGAGGGCAAGACCCGCGAGGATCACAAAGACGTGGCCAACACTCTCATAGCCGCCTATTCAAAGGCGCTTGAGATTAGGAACTTGGCCACGTTAGTGGGAGAGAGGAACTTAGGCTGGCGCGAACGGCGCTACCTCAGATTCGCAGACGCCTTCGAGCAGAGGTTTATAAAACAGGGCTATTATGAGAGGCGCAGTTTTGAGGAGACGTTAGACATAGGCTGGGACGTCCTATCAATACTCCCAGAGGACGAGCTCACCAACGCCCGGCCGCAGATAACGCAGAAATTCTACCGCAGACATATTTTCGAATCCGTCCAGTTGTAA